A genome region from Mycolicibacterium litorale includes the following:
- the glnT gene encoding type III glutamate--ammonia ligase codes for MSTDLATLAEKTGTKFILALFVDLRGKPCAKLVPVEAVEQLATEGVGFAGYAVGAMGQEPKDPDLMAIPDPASFTAIPFVKDGLAIVHCDPHVEGKPWPYAPRVILKTLIEQAADAGFEPWVGAEVEYFLLTRNADGSLSTADTADTAAQPCYDARGVTRMYDHLTAISTAMNQLGWANYANDHEDGNGQFEQNFQFADALTTADRVITLRYLLSMIAAERGMVATFMPKPFGDRTGSGLHLHLSLTSAGTPVFPCDADERGLGLSDAAYSFIGGILDHACALQSVIAPTVNSYKRTGAVSTASGASWAPRSATYGGNDRTHYIRVPDSQRIELRGGDGSANPYLAVAAALGAGLDGIKRSADPGAVGAVVESRSTLPPTLLHAVDRLEADPVVSGVLDAAGDGVARYFADLKRQEFFDYHGTVSPWEVDQYLTAF; via the coding sequence ATGTCCACCGATCTCGCCACGCTCGCCGAGAAGACCGGCACCAAGTTCATCCTGGCGCTGTTCGTCGATCTGCGCGGAAAGCCCTGCGCCAAGCTGGTTCCCGTCGAAGCGGTCGAACAACTCGCCACCGAGGGCGTGGGCTTCGCCGGATACGCGGTGGGCGCCATGGGCCAGGAGCCCAAAGACCCCGACCTGATGGCGATCCCCGATCCGGCGTCGTTCACCGCGATCCCCTTCGTCAAGGACGGCCTGGCGATCGTGCACTGCGATCCCCACGTCGAGGGCAAACCGTGGCCGTACGCGCCGCGCGTCATCCTCAAGACCCTCATCGAGCAGGCCGCCGACGCCGGTTTCGAGCCGTGGGTGGGCGCGGAGGTCGAGTACTTCCTGCTCACCCGCAACGCCGACGGCAGCCTGTCCACGGCCGACACCGCCGACACCGCCGCCCAGCCCTGCTACGACGCACGCGGGGTGACGCGCATGTACGACCACCTCACCGCGATCTCCACCGCGATGAACCAGCTGGGCTGGGCGAACTACGCCAACGACCACGAGGACGGCAACGGCCAGTTCGAGCAGAACTTCCAGTTCGCCGACGCGCTCACCACCGCCGACCGGGTCATCACGCTGCGCTACCTGCTGTCGATGATCGCGGCCGAGCGCGGAATGGTGGCCACCTTCATGCCCAAACCGTTCGGCGACCGCACCGGCAGCGGGCTGCACCTTCACCTGTCGCTCACCAGTGCCGGCACGCCGGTGTTCCCCTGCGACGCCGACGAACGCGGTTTGGGCCTGTCGGACGCCGCGTACTCGTTCATCGGCGGGATCCTCGACCATGCCTGCGCACTGCAGTCGGTGATCGCGCCGACGGTCAACTCCTACAAGCGAACCGGCGCGGTCAGCACCGCGTCGGGCGCATCGTGGGCGCCACGCAGCGCCACCTACGGCGGCAACGACCGCACCCACTACATCCGCGTCCCCGATTCACAGCGCATCGAACTGCGTGGCGGGGACGGCTCGGCCAACCCCTACCTCGCGGTCGCCGCCGCCCTGGGCGCCGGCCTCGACGGCATCAAGCGCTCGGCCGACCCGGGTGCGGTCGGCGCGGTGGTCGAGAGCCGTTCGACGCTGCCGCCCACCCTGCTCCACGCGGTGGACCGGCTCGAGGCCGACCCCGTCGTCTCAGGTGTCCTCGACGCCGCGGGCGACGGCGTCGCGCGGTACTTCGCCGACCTCAAACGGCAGGAGTTCTTCGACTACCACGGGACGGTCAGCCCGTGGGAGGTCGATCAGTACCTGACCGCGTTCTAG
- a CDS encoding ammonium transporter, whose protein sequence is MDTGTTAFMLCCIIGLTLMIPGLALFYGGMVSVKSSTNMMMMTFGAVASVGLLWVLFGFSMVFGTSYGGFVGSLTEFAGMKDLLEPMTTVDGLPISLFAVFQALFAAITVALISGAVADRMKFGAWMGFATLWAVLVYFPVAHWVFAFDGVVTENSVGGWIANTLGAVDFAGGTAVHINAGAAALAVAIVLGKSAMFGQLRKPHNVPLTLLGAGLLWAGWYAFNGGSALAAGNSAAIVMVTTFVATCAAVLAWLAVEKIKDGHVTGVGAASGAITGLVAITPACGAVTPVGAIFVGGIAGAVCVYAVGLKTRFGYDDSLDVVGVHLVGGVIGTLLIGFFASEGMPNGVNGLLYGGGIDQLWKQAVAAGAVMLYSFAVAYLIAFALKKTVGIRVSPDEEEQGIDAKFHRESSYDWQPV, encoded by the coding sequence ATGGATACAGGAACCACAGCCTTCATGCTGTGTTGCATCATCGGCCTCACGCTGATGATTCCGGGTCTCGCGCTGTTCTACGGCGGCATGGTCTCCGTCAAGAGTTCGACGAACATGATGATGATGACGTTCGGCGCCGTCGCCTCCGTCGGACTGCTGTGGGTGCTGTTCGGCTTCTCGATGGTCTTCGGCACCTCCTACGGCGGTTTCGTCGGCAGCCTGACGGAGTTCGCCGGGATGAAGGATCTCCTCGAGCCGATGACGACCGTCGACGGGCTCCCGATCAGCCTGTTCGCGGTCTTCCAGGCGCTGTTCGCCGCGATCACGGTGGCGCTGATCTCCGGTGCGGTCGCCGACCGGATGAAGTTCGGCGCCTGGATGGGCTTCGCCACCCTGTGGGCGGTGCTGGTGTACTTCCCCGTCGCGCACTGGGTGTTCGCGTTCGACGGTGTGGTGACCGAGAACTCGGTCGGCGGCTGGATTGCCAACACGCTCGGCGCCGTCGACTTCGCCGGTGGCACCGCGGTGCACATCAACGCCGGCGCCGCCGCACTCGCCGTCGCGATCGTGCTCGGTAAGTCGGCGATGTTCGGGCAGTTGCGCAAACCGCACAACGTGCCGCTGACGCTGCTGGGCGCGGGCCTGCTGTGGGCCGGGTGGTATGCGTTCAACGGCGGCTCCGCACTGGCCGCAGGCAACTCCGCGGCCATCGTCATGGTCACCACGTTCGTCGCGACTTGCGCCGCGGTGCTGGCGTGGCTCGCCGTGGAGAAGATCAAGGACGGTCACGTCACCGGTGTCGGCGCGGCATCGGGCGCCATCACCGGCCTGGTCGCGATCACCCCCGCCTGCGGTGCGGTCACCCCGGTCGGCGCGATCTTCGTCGGCGGTATCGCCGGTGCGGTCTGCGTGTACGCGGTCGGCCTGAAAACCCGCTTCGGCTATGACGATTCGCTCGACGTGGTCGGCGTGCACCTCGTCGGCGGCGTGATCGGCACCCTGCTTATCGGCTTCTTCGCCAGCGAGGGCATGCCCAACGGCGTCAACGGGCTGCTCTACGGCGGCGGCATCGACCAGCTGTGGAAGCAGGCGGTCGCGGCCGGTGCGGTGATGCTCTACTCGTTCGCGGTGGCCTACCTCATCGCGTTCGCATTGAAGAAGACCGTCGGCATCCGCGTCTCCCCCGACGAGGAGGAGCAGGGTATCGACGCCAAGTTCCACCGCGAATCCTCATACGACTGGCAACCCGTCTAG
- a CDS encoding glycosyltransferase yields MAKILAYQTPAMGHFFPISVLLTELRDRGHDIALHTLGAGVDAGLDMGFATKPVDPRIETIPLDDAGAVTPEEALSRVRETFAQRAEYEVPELTGAIADSRPDLLIIDPNCWGASAVAEASGLPWVSFWAFLPYLRSRGVPPWGPGLRPWPGPVGRLRDALLRKKFNALDSWVDSHNIIRAQLGLPPIKSSDDYARRAPLILVATAPPFEYPRPDWDDSIQFIGACSFDPAPSTVPEWLVGIERPIVLASTSSENQGDFELARVALEALAEEPVHVVATFPAGVPRDIAAPANATVCAFVPHSLVLDRAACAITHGGMGVTQKALARGVPVCVVPYGRDQFEVARRVEVAKCGTRLLPKHLTAARLRDAVLKAMAMSAGARRVAAGYAATGGAARGADLIERRLLTWDHI; encoded by the coding sequence ATGGCCAAGATCCTCGCCTACCAAACTCCCGCGATGGGCCACTTCTTCCCGATCAGCGTGCTTCTGACGGAGTTGCGCGACCGGGGGCATGACATCGCGCTGCACACCCTCGGTGCCGGTGTGGATGCCGGCCTCGACATGGGTTTCGCGACCAAGCCGGTGGATCCGCGCATCGAGACCATCCCCCTCGATGACGCGGGCGCTGTGACCCCGGAGGAGGCGCTGTCCCGGGTGCGAGAGACGTTCGCGCAGCGGGCCGAATATGAAGTTCCCGAGCTGACCGGTGCCATCGCCGACTCCCGGCCGGACCTTTTGATCATCGACCCGAATTGCTGGGGCGCATCTGCGGTGGCCGAAGCCAGTGGCTTGCCGTGGGTGTCGTTCTGGGCCTTCCTGCCATACCTGCGGTCGCGAGGAGTCCCGCCGTGGGGGCCGGGACTCCGGCCATGGCCCGGCCCGGTGGGCCGGCTTCGGGACGCACTGCTTCGAAAGAAGTTCAACGCACTGGATTCGTGGGTCGACTCGCACAACATCATCCGGGCCCAGCTCGGCCTTCCGCCGATCAAGTCGTCCGACGACTACGCGCGTCGGGCGCCGTTGATTCTCGTGGCCACCGCCCCACCGTTCGAATATCCACGTCCGGATTGGGACGACTCCATTCAGTTCATCGGCGCCTGCTCCTTCGACCCGGCACCTTCGACCGTGCCCGAATGGCTGGTGGGCATCGAGCGGCCGATTGTTCTGGCGTCGACGTCCTCGGAGAACCAAGGCGACTTCGAGTTGGCACGAGTAGCGCTCGAGGCACTTGCAGAGGAGCCTGTACACGTGGTGGCCACATTCCCCGCCGGCGTGCCGCGTGACATCGCGGCACCGGCCAACGCCACGGTGTGCGCGTTCGTGCCGCACAGCCTGGTGCTCGACCGTGCAGCCTGCGCGATCACCCACGGCGGGATGGGCGTCACGCAGAAGGCCTTGGCACGGGGCGTACCGGTGTGCGTGGTGCCCTACGGCCGCGATCAGTTCGAGGTGGCCCGGCGCGTGGAGGTGGCGAAATGCGGCACTCGGCTGCTGCCCAAGCATCTGACCGCCGCCCGGCTGCGCGACGCGGTTCTCAAGGCCATGGCGATGAGTGCGGGCGCGCGCCGTGTCGCCGCCGGCTACGCCGCCACCGGTGGCGCAGCCCGCGGCGCCGACCTGATCGAACGGCGGCTGCTGACATGGGACCACATTTAA
- a CDS encoding multidrug effflux MFS transporter, with protein MIATLAALTAVAPFSIDMYLSAFPAMARDLHTSPSSIQLTMTAFLIGLASGQLVIGPLSDRCGRRPPLIAGSAICLGVSTLCSVAPIVEILIGLRFVQGFASAAGVVIARAIIADRSHGRVALKVFSNMTLMTVLAPIAAPILGGAVVTAFGWRAVFAVLAVLNLSTLLGVVLFVGESLPRALRRPDGLKALAAGSYLVLINRRYLGYTAASAFISAAMFGFVSASPFVLQDIVGLSTAAYSSAFAACSLAVALGSVVARGTVSTVAPRRVMEGGVTALVVITALILCTVTIGGVHPVSTIALMGCFMAGVGFLYGHSAMLATTQVRHAAGTGSAIFGFAQYTAGAVASPLVGLAGHSSASPMGLVMFGATSAAAVALFITRRSDGGDGYRRKPLRN; from the coding sequence GTGATCGCCACTTTGGCGGCACTCACCGCCGTGGCGCCTTTCTCGATCGACATGTACTTGTCCGCCTTCCCTGCCATGGCGCGCGACTTGCACACGTCACCGTCGTCGATTCAATTGACGATGACGGCATTCCTGATCGGTTTGGCCAGTGGACAACTCGTGATCGGGCCGCTCTCCGATCGCTGTGGCCGTCGCCCGCCGTTGATCGCCGGTTCCGCGATCTGCCTCGGGGTCAGCACGTTGTGCAGCGTCGCCCCGATCGTCGAGATCCTGATCGGCCTGCGGTTCGTTCAGGGGTTCGCCAGTGCGGCGGGTGTCGTCATCGCCCGAGCGATCATCGCGGACCGCTCTCACGGACGCGTTGCGCTGAAGGTCTTCTCGAACATGACCCTGATGACGGTGCTCGCGCCGATCGCGGCCCCGATTCTGGGCGGGGCCGTCGTCACCGCCTTCGGATGGCGTGCCGTGTTCGCCGTGCTGGCCGTCTTGAACCTGTCGACGCTTCTCGGCGTCGTCCTCTTCGTCGGGGAGTCACTGCCTCGGGCGCTTCGGCGCCCCGATGGACTGAAGGCGCTGGCCGCCGGCAGCTACCTCGTCCTGATCAACCGCCGCTATCTCGGTTACACGGCCGCTTCCGCGTTCATCTCGGCCGCCATGTTCGGCTTTGTGTCGGCATCGCCCTTCGTCCTGCAGGACATCGTGGGGCTGTCGACTGCGGCGTATTCCTCCGCGTTCGCCGCGTGTTCGCTTGCGGTCGCCCTGGGCAGCGTCGTCGCACGCGGCACCGTCAGTACCGTCGCACCGCGCCGGGTGATGGAGGGCGGGGTCACCGCGCTGGTGGTGATCACTGCCCTGATCCTGTGCACGGTCACGATCGGCGGGGTGCACCCCGTGTCGACGATCGCGCTCATGGGTTGTTTCATGGCAGGTGTCGGCTTCCTGTACGGCCATTCGGCCATGCTCGCGACGACCCAGGTCCGCCACGCCGCAGGTACCGGGTCGGCGATCTTCGGATTCGCGCAGTACACGGCCGGCGCAGTCGCCTCACCGTTGGTCGGCCTGGCTGGTCACAGCAGCGCGTCACCGATGGGGCTGGTGATGTTCGGTGCGACGTCGGCGGCAGCAGTCGCGCTGTTCATCACTCGCAGAAGTGATGGCGGCGACGGGTACCGACGAAAGCCGCTGCGCAACTGA
- the pdxR gene encoding MocR-like pyridoxine biosynthesis transcription factor PdxR, with the protein MTDAVRDAIRSGRLAPGTRLPSSRALAGDLGVARNTVARAYAELIAEGWLTSQHGSSTCVSRRATEIVRSVATPPPRRPPARRLDHDLRPGRPDLSAFPRAEWSRAVKRALDAAPVEAFGYADPYGRPELRRALSQYLARTRGVRTRPCNIVVCSGAAEGLGLIAGALAGEGIVAVAVEEFGLPTQWASLDRAGIRCPPLAVDSDGADVTALDDMPEVGGVLLTASHQFPLGVTLHPQRRAAVVDWARRTGGVIIDDDYDGEFRYDREPVGALQGVDPEHVIYMGTVSKSLAPGLRLGWLALPERLVDAVARQKGEIEGTSGFVDQLTMAEFIVSGSYDRHIRRMRAEYSRRREQLVAAVARSSRQSTVAGTPAGLHVMLELARGGESDLVRQLAWRRLGVEGLGGFRHPETVSARDGLVIGFASPAPSAWSAALDALIQLLPDAAS; encoded by the coding sequence GTGACCGACGCCGTTCGCGACGCGATCCGCTCCGGGCGACTCGCGCCGGGCACACGACTGCCGTCGAGCCGCGCGCTGGCCGGCGATCTCGGTGTCGCGAGGAACACCGTGGCGCGCGCCTACGCCGAGCTCATCGCCGAGGGCTGGTTGACGTCTCAGCACGGCTCGAGCACGTGCGTTTCGCGCCGGGCGACAGAGATCGTCCGGTCTGTCGCGACGCCTCCGCCGCGACGGCCACCGGCGCGCCGGCTGGACCACGACTTGCGGCCGGGGCGGCCGGACCTTTCGGCGTTCCCACGGGCGGAGTGGAGTCGAGCGGTCAAGCGCGCATTGGACGCCGCACCGGTCGAGGCGTTCGGCTACGCCGACCCGTATGGCCGGCCGGAGTTACGCCGCGCCCTTTCCCAGTACCTCGCTCGCACTCGTGGAGTCCGCACCCGACCGTGCAACATCGTCGTGTGTTCCGGGGCGGCCGAAGGGCTGGGTCTCATCGCCGGCGCGTTGGCGGGCGAGGGCATCGTCGCCGTGGCGGTCGAGGAGTTCGGGCTGCCGACGCAATGGGCCTCGCTCGATCGAGCGGGAATCCGGTGCCCGCCGCTGGCAGTCGACTCTGACGGTGCCGACGTCACGGCACTCGACGACATGCCGGAGGTTGGCGGTGTGCTGCTCACCGCGTCGCACCAGTTCCCGCTGGGTGTGACCCTGCATCCGCAGCGCCGAGCAGCGGTGGTCGATTGGGCGCGACGCACCGGCGGAGTGATCATCGACGATGACTACGACGGAGAGTTCCGCTACGACCGTGAACCTGTCGGTGCGCTGCAGGGTGTCGACCCCGAACATGTCATCTACATGGGAACAGTCAGCAAGTCGCTGGCGCCGGGGCTTCGGCTCGGCTGGCTGGCGTTGCCGGAGCGACTTGTCGACGCGGTCGCCCGGCAGAAGGGGGAAATCGAGGGGACTTCCGGCTTCGTCGACCAGTTGACGATGGCCGAATTCATCGTGTCCGGTTCCTACGACAGACACATCCGGAGGATGCGCGCCGAATACAGCCGTCGCCGTGAGCAACTCGTTGCGGCAGTCGCCCGCTCGTCACGGCAGAGCACGGTGGCGGGAACGCCTGCAGGACTGCACGTGATGCTCGAGCTCGCTCGTGGCGGCGAGAGCGATCTGGTGCGCCAACTGGCGTGGCGGCGGCTCGGCGTGGAGGGGCTTGGTGGGTTCCGTCATCCCGAAACCGTCAGTGCACGCGATGGATTGGTGATCGGGTTCGCATCGCCTGCTCCAAGTGCGTGGTCGGCTGCCCTGGACGCCCTGATCCAGCTGCTGCCTGACGCGGCGAGCTGA
- a CDS encoding nitroreductase family protein yields MPNPPADRDADTRVPIHAHLAARWSPRAFDPAAVLDDDALTALLEAARWAATWGGRQPVRFLVGRRGDSTFGALAEVLRRGNSYARAASALILVCADEGEDERTARYAALDAGAAIANLSVEAVSRGLITHPMAGFYVDAAREAFAIPGGVLPLAVVAVGRLGDYATADDAIAERDSQPRVRLPLEQVAFTETWGHPAF; encoded by the coding sequence GTGCCCAACCCGCCCGCCGATCGGGACGCCGACACCCGCGTGCCGATCCATGCCCACCTCGCCGCCCGCTGGAGCCCGCGCGCGTTCGATCCGGCGGCGGTCCTCGACGACGACGCGCTGACAGCGCTGCTGGAGGCGGCGCGGTGGGCCGCGACGTGGGGTGGCCGCCAGCCGGTGCGGTTCCTCGTCGGGCGTCGTGGCGATTCGACGTTCGGGGCGCTGGCCGAGGTCCTGCGCCGCGGCAACAGCTACGCGCGGGCGGCGAGCGCGCTGATCCTGGTGTGCGCGGACGAGGGTGAGGACGAGCGCACCGCGCGCTACGCGGCGCTCGATGCCGGCGCCGCGATCGCCAACCTCAGCGTCGAGGCGGTGTCCCGCGGGCTCATCACCCATCCGATGGCCGGGTTCTACGTCGACGCCGCCCGGGAGGCGTTCGCGATCCCCGGGGGCGTGCTGCCTCTGGCCGTGGTGGCGGTCGGGAGACTCGGCGACTACGCGACGGCCGACGACGCGATCGCCGAACGCGACTCCCAGCCGCGTGTGCGACTGCCGCTCGAGCAGGTCGCGTTCACCGAGACGTGGGGTCACCCCGCGTTCTGA
- a CDS encoding aspartate kinase translates to MALVVQKYGGSSVSDAERIRRVAERIVETKKAGNDVVVVVSAMGDTTDDLLDLAKQVCPAPPARELDMLLTAGERISNALVAMAIESLGAQARSFTGSQAGVVTTGTHGNAKIIDVTPTRLRSALDEGQIVLVAGFQGVSQDTKDVTTLGRGGSDTTAVAVAAALNADVCEIYTDVDGVYTADPRIVPNAHKLDTVSFEEMLEMAACGAKVLMLRCVEYARRYDLPIHVRSSYSDKPGTIVKGSIEDIAMEDAILTGVAHDRSESKVTVVGLPDVPGYAAKVFRAVADADVNIDMVLQNISKIEDGKTDITFTCARDNAPGAVEKLTSLQDEIGFTRVLYDDHIGKVSLIGAGMRSHPGVTATFCEALAEVGVNIDLISTSEIRISVLVKDTELDKAVAALHEAFGLGGDEEAVVYAGTGR, encoded by the coding sequence GTGGCGCTCGTCGTCCAGAAATACGGTGGCTCCTCGGTGTCGGACGCCGAGCGCATCCGTCGCGTCGCCGAACGCATCGTCGAGACCAAGAAGGCCGGCAACGACGTCGTGGTCGTCGTCTCGGCGATGGGTGACACCACCGACGACCTGCTCGACCTGGCCAAGCAGGTGTGCCCGGCGCCGCCCGCGCGTGAACTCGACATGCTGCTCACCGCCGGTGAGCGCATCTCCAACGCGCTGGTGGCGATGGCCATCGAGTCGCTCGGCGCCCAGGCCCGCTCGTTCACCGGATCGCAGGCCGGCGTCGTCACGACCGGCACCCACGGCAACGCCAAGATCATCGACGTCACCCCGACGCGGCTGCGTTCCGCGCTCGACGAGGGCCAGATCGTGCTGGTCGCCGGGTTTCAGGGTGTGAGTCAGGACACCAAGGACGTCACCACGCTGGGCCGCGGCGGGTCCGACACCACCGCCGTCGCCGTGGCCGCCGCCCTGAACGCCGACGTGTGCGAGATCTACACCGACGTCGACGGCGTCTACACCGCCGACCCCCGCATCGTGCCCAACGCCCACAAGCTCGACACCGTCAGTTTCGAGGAGATGCTCGAGATGGCGGCGTGCGGCGCCAAGGTGCTGATGCTGCGCTGTGTGGAGTACGCGCGCCGCTACGACCTGCCCATCCATGTGCGCTCGTCGTACTCGGACAAACCCGGCACCATCGTCAAAGGATCGATCGAGGACATCGCCATGGAAGACGCCATCCTGACCGGAGTTGCTCACGACCGCAGTGAGTCCAAGGTCACCGTTGTGGGCCTGCCCGACGTTCCCGGTTACGCCGCCAAGGTGTTCCGCGCCGTCGCCGACGCCGACGTGAACATCGACATGGTGCTGCAGAACATCAGCAAGATCGAGGACGGCAAGACCGACATCACGTTCACCTGTGCGCGCGACAACGCCCCGGGTGCGGTCGAGAAGCTCACCTCGCTGCAGGACGAGATCGGGTTCACCCGCGTCCTCTACGACGACCACATCGGCAAGGTGTCGCTGATCGGCGCCGGTATGCGCAGCCATCCGGGCGTCACCGCGACATTCTGCGAGGCGCTCGCCGAGGTCGGCGTGAACATCGACCTGATCTCCACCTCGGAAATCCGGATCTCGGTGCTGGTCAAGGACACGGAATTGGACAAGGCCGTGGCCGCGTTGCACGAGGCGTTCGGCCTCGGCGGTGACGAAGAGGCGGTCGTCTACGCGGGAACGGGGCGGTAG
- a CDS encoding aspartate-semialdehyde dehydrogenase, translating to MVSIGVVGATGQVGQVMRTLLEERDFPATSVRFFASPRSEGKKLPFRGQEIEVENAETADPSGIDIALFSAGATMSRVQAPRFAGAGAVVVDNSSAWRKDPDVPLVVSEVNFERDVANRARSLPRGIIANPNCTTMAAMPVLKPLHDEAGLVRMIASTYQAVSGSGVAGVEELFGQASAVVSGSRDLVHDGGALAFPAPNKYVAPIAFNVVPLAGALVDDGSGETDEDQKLRNESRKILGIPDLLVSGTCVRVPVYTGHSLSLNVEFAQPLSVQRAQELLADAPGVKLVDVPTPLAAAGVDESLVGRIRQDPGAPDGRGLALFISGDNLRKGAALNTIQIAELLAAQL from the coding sequence ATGGTCAGTATCGGTGTGGTCGGCGCGACCGGCCAGGTCGGCCAGGTGATGCGCACCCTGCTCGAGGAACGCGATTTCCCGGCGACCAGCGTGCGGTTCTTCGCCTCGCCCCGGTCGGAGGGCAAGAAACTGCCGTTCCGCGGCCAGGAGATCGAAGTCGAGAACGCCGAGACCGCGGACCCGAGCGGGATCGACATCGCGCTGTTCTCCGCGGGCGCGACGATGTCGCGGGTGCAGGCGCCGCGATTCGCCGGAGCCGGGGCAGTGGTCGTCGACAACTCGTCGGCATGGCGCAAGGACCCTGACGTGCCGCTGGTCGTCAGCGAGGTCAACTTCGAGAGGGATGTCGCCAACCGTGCTCGGTCCCTTCCCCGGGGCATCATCGCCAACCCGAACTGCACGACCATGGCCGCGATGCCGGTGCTCAAGCCGCTGCACGACGAGGCCGGTCTGGTGCGGATGATCGCGTCGACCTATCAGGCGGTATCGGGCAGTGGTGTCGCCGGAGTCGAGGAGCTGTTCGGTCAGGCCAGCGCCGTCGTCTCCGGCAGCCGTGACCTGGTGCACGACGGCGGCGCTCTGGCCTTCCCCGCGCCTAACAAGTACGTCGCGCCGATCGCGTTCAACGTGGTGCCGCTGGCCGGCGCGCTGGTCGACGACGGCTCCGGGGAGACCGACGAGGATCAGAAGCTGCGCAACGAAAGCCGCAAGATCCTCGGCATCCCCGATCTGCTTGTGAGCGGGACGTGTGTGCGGGTGCCGGTGTACACCGGGCATTCGCTGTCGCTCAATGTCGAGTTCGCGCAGCCGCTTTCGGTGCAGCGCGCGCAGGAACTGCTGGCGGATGCGCCGGGCGTGAAGCTGGTCGACGTCCCGACGCCGCTGGCCGCCGCGGGTGTCGACGAATCGCTGGTGGGGCGCATCCGCCAGGATCCCGGCGCCCCGGACGGCCGCGGGCTGGCGCTGTTCATCTCGGGGGACAACCTGCGAAAAGGCGCCGCGCTGAACACGATTCAGATCGCCGAGTTGCTGGCCGCCCAGCTCTGA
- a CDS encoding DUF4185 domain-containing protein: MTAVAVVAAALSVPAAQAQPPAPAPGPVLPPLAPGQVVRIGPTAGTGTPTRDYGIGATDLCEFMEFPSGILQVCGDSFAGQGVGFGGWYSPIALHVETESILDPGGVRYDGVTGVNTPLLADPTPAGSSQLPAGVVQINRENYMLVTTTRDLRPQSSRLVKAEAGQGQWRTVAGSERDVDHAGGSQSQISGYYDPIPTADSPSGWVYIVANNFDRSAPVVLYRVTPQAFTDRDAWQGWSAEQGWGGAPTPLWPDRVGEMSVRQIEGKTVLSYFNAGTGNMEMRVADSPIGLGAAPVTTVVVAADWPEQAEYLPPPEINRLAQPYGGYISPGSTLDEVRVFVSQWNTTPLGDNAPYRVIQFAVNPFKR; this comes from the coding sequence TTGACCGCCGTCGCGGTCGTCGCTGCCGCGTTGTCGGTGCCCGCCGCCCAGGCGCAGCCACCAGCGCCCGCACCGGGACCCGTGTTGCCGCCGCTTGCGCCGGGACAGGTGGTGCGGATCGGACCCACGGCCGGAACCGGTACGCCCACCCGTGATTACGGCATCGGCGCGACCGACCTGTGTGAGTTCATGGAGTTCCCGAGCGGGATCCTGCAGGTGTGCGGGGACAGTTTCGCCGGGCAGGGCGTGGGCTTCGGGGGCTGGTACTCGCCGATCGCGCTGCACGTGGAGACGGAGTCGATCCTCGACCCGGGCGGGGTGCGCTACGACGGCGTCACCGGCGTGAACACTCCGCTGCTGGCCGACCCCACGCCGGCCGGGTCCTCGCAACTGCCCGCCGGGGTGGTGCAGATCAACCGCGAGAACTACATGCTGGTCACCACGACCCGCGATCTTCGGCCGCAGTCGTCTCGGCTGGTGAAAGCTGAAGCAGGACAGGGGCAGTGGCGCACCGTGGCGGGTTCGGAGCGGGACGTCGACCACGCCGGCGGGTCGCAGTCGCAGATCAGCGGCTACTACGACCCCATACCGACCGCGGACTCGCCCAGTGGGTGGGTGTACATCGTGGCCAACAACTTCGACCGCAGCGCGCCGGTCGTGCTGTATCGCGTGACGCCACAGGCGTTCACCGACCGCGACGCGTGGCAGGGCTGGTCGGCCGAGCAGGGCTGGGGTGGCGCGCCGACACCGCTGTGGCCGGACCGCGTCGGCGAGATGAGCGTGCGGCAGATCGAGGGCAAGACCGTGCTGTCGTACTTCAACGCCGGCACCGGCAACATGGAGATGCGGGTGGCCGACAGCCCGATCGGGCTGGGCGCGGCCCCGGTGACGACGGTGGTCGTGGCCGCCGACTGGCCGGAGCAGGCGGAGTATCTGCCCCCGCCGGAAATCAACCGGCTGGCCCAGCCGTACGGCGGCTACATCTCGCCGGGTTCCACGCTCGACGAGGTGCGGGTGTTCGTCAGCCAGTGGAACACCACACCGCTGGGCGACAATGCGCCCTACCGGGTGATCCAGTTCGCGGTCAACCCGTTCAAGCGGTAG